In Gemmatimonadaceae bacterium, a single window of DNA contains:
- a CDS encoding type II toxin-antitoxin system VapC family toxin codes for MSARYLLDTSIVSSPISKAPNPQIVKRLESAGHECAIAAPVWHELTYGWQRLPRGKRRDALEQYLHDVVLASFSVLPYDEAAARWHGHERARLEGAGKPAPYVDGQIAAIAFTNSLILVTVNEKDFARFKDLQIDNWSKRRA; via the coding sequence ATGAGTGCGCGGTATTTGCTGGACACGAGTATCGTCTCTTCCCCGATCTCGAAAGCGCCCAACCCGCAGATCGTGAAGCGCCTCGAGTCGGCCGGACACGAGTGCGCGATCGCCGCACCGGTGTGGCACGAGTTGACGTACGGATGGCAGCGACTACCCCGGGGCAAACGGCGCGACGCGCTCGAACAGTATCTCCACGATGTGGTGCTGGCGTCGTTCTCCGTGCTGCCGTATGACGAGGCCGCCGCGCGCTGGCACGGCCATGAGCGGGCCCGACTCGAAGGAGCAGGGAAACCTGCTCCGTACGTGGACGGGCAGATCGCCGCGATCGCGTTCACCAACAGCTTGATCCTCGTGACGGTCAACGAGAAAGACTTCGCGCGCTTCAAGGATCTCCAGATAGACAACTGGAGCAAGCGGCGCGCCTGA
- a CDS encoding BrnT family toxin — MTYDWDPAKAAENRRKHGVELADAVGVFEDPYALTRTDVEHGEERFVTLGRDFLDRLLVVVWTLDRDVFRLISARRATTRERRQYAEDSDA, encoded by the coding sequence ATGACGTACGATTGGGATCCGGCGAAGGCGGCGGAGAATCGGCGAAAGCACGGCGTCGAGCTCGCGGATGCGGTTGGCGTCTTCGAGGATCCCTACGCCCTGACCCGCACCGACGTCGAGCACGGGGAGGAACGGTTCGTCACCTTGGGCCGCGACTTTCTGGATCGGCTTCTCGTCGTGGTCTGGACCCTGGATCGGGACGTGTTCCGCCTCATCTCTGCGCGCCGCGCCACGACGCGCGAACGTCGGCAATATGCCGAGGACTCCGATGCGTAA
- a CDS encoding XRE family transcriptional regulator, with amino-acid sequence MAIKMTRGSGNVFTDLGFSAAGADNLQLRWTLMIQLPRRLTARRAAQAQATRLLGVSQPRISDLYRGKIERFSVDTLIAMLDNTGADVRVTVRNRTTPAERLKEAEPRSGFGLNEVLGGGPDAVSAHRCSLNVLLKGCNQRLAARDGVLDRWQ; translated from the coding sequence ATGGCGATCAAGATGACGCGCGGCTCGGGGAATGTCTTCACCGACCTCGGCTTCTCGGCCGCGGGCGCGGACAACCTGCAGCTCCGCTGGACCCTGATGATCCAGCTCCCTAGGCGGCTGACGGCGCGGCGCGCCGCGCAGGCCCAGGCCACTCGTCTACTCGGGGTGTCCCAGCCGCGCATCAGCGACCTCTATCGCGGCAAGATCGAGCGCTTCAGCGTCGACACCCTGATCGCGATGCTCGACAACACCGGGGCCGACGTCCGCGTGACCGTCCGGAACAGAACGACCCCGGCAGAACGCTTGAAGGAGGCCGAGCCGCGAAGCGGCTTCGGCTTGAATGAAGTGTTAGGCGGCGGCCCGGATGCCGTGTCCGCCCACAGGTGCAGTCTCAATGTGCTGCTCAAAGGTTGCAATCAGCGGCTTGCCGCGCGAGATGGCGTCCTTGACCGATGGCAGTGA
- a CDS encoding antibiotic biosynthesis monooxygenase has translation MYGLIGKIKAVPGQRDALISILMDGTSGMPGCLSYIIARDPADADAIWITEVWDSQSSHKASLSLPSVKDAISRGKPLIATFEQHIETAPVGGHGIRAAA, from the coding sequence ATGTACGGACTAATCGGAAAGATCAAAGCCGTACCGGGGCAGCGCGACGCGTTGATCTCCATCCTCATGGACGGCACCTCCGGCATGCCGGGCTGCCTGAGCTACATCATCGCGCGAGACCCCGCCGATGCTGACGCAATCTGGATCACTGAGGTGTGGGACAGCCAATCGAGCCATAAGGCGTCACTGTCACTGCCATCGGTCAAGGACGCCATCTCGCGCGGCAAGCCGCTGATTGCAACCTTTGAGCAGCACATTGAGACTGCACCTGTGGGCGGACACGGCATCCGGGCCGCCGCCTAA
- a CDS encoding nuclear transport factor 2 family protein — MQHRMRIERAMCAVALCFASGKAGAQPASPETEIARRVQTYFGAMGKGQLATIEQALAPDYLVIGGDGKLETRAERLAWLRANTTSLVAITPTQLRVRVYGNSAIATGLVTIPADAMGPAIQERFTQVWIRRDGVWRMVSGQITIVRT; from the coding sequence ATGCAACACCGGATGAGGATCGAGCGCGCCATGTGCGCCGTGGCGCTGTGCTTCGCCTCTGGAAAGGCTGGAGCGCAGCCCGCCAGCCCCGAGACCGAGATAGCGCGCCGGGTGCAGACCTACTTCGGCGCGATGGGGAAGGGTCAACTGGCAACGATTGAACAGGCCTTGGCACCGGACTATCTCGTGATCGGTGGCGATGGCAAGCTCGAAACGCGCGCCGAGAGACTCGCGTGGCTCCGTGCGAACACGACGAGCCTCGTCGCCATCACGCCGACCCAATTGCGCGTGCGCGTATATGGAAACTCCGCCATCGCGACGGGGCTGGTCACGATCCCGGCTGACGCGATGGGACCGGCCATCCAAGAGCGATTCACGCAAGTCTGGATTCGCCGCGACGGCGTGTGGCGCATGGTCTCGGGGCAAATCACGATCGTACGGACGTAG
- a CDS encoding type II toxin-antitoxin system Phd/YefM family antitoxin, whose protein sequence is MSRRYSIAEARSSLPAIVDQAAAGQEIELTRRGKPVAVVVSLGEFARLRGERARFGDAYRRFLEVHVLRDVGLDEGYFEATRDRKAGRTVAL, encoded by the coding sequence ATGTCAAGACGCTATTCCATCGCCGAGGCCCGGTCGAGTCTGCCCGCCATTGTCGACCAAGCGGCCGCCGGCCAGGAGATCGAGTTGACGCGGCGAGGGAAGCCAGTCGCCGTGGTGGTCTCGCTGGGCGAGTTCGCCCGCTTGCGCGGTGAGCGCGCGCGCTTCGGAGACGCGTATCGGCGCTTCCTCGAGGTCCACGTGCTGCGCGACGTGGGCCTTGACGAGGGCTACTTTGAGGCGACTCGCGACCGCAAGGCAGGGCGCACGGTCGCCCTATGA
- a CDS encoding BrnA antitoxin family protein — MRKDYDFSKARRGAIVPATTGKTRITIRLDDDILDWYRAQVDAAGGGSYQTLINHTLRQVMTQTVEPLEAVVRRVIRDELGGRKAPRTRRSRTGAA, encoded by the coding sequence ATGCGTAAGGACTACGACTTCTCGAAAGCGCGCCGTGGCGCGATCGTACCCGCGACCACCGGCAAGACCCGCATCACCATCCGGCTGGACGATGACATCCTCGATTGGTACCGCGCCCAAGTGGACGCGGCAGGAGGGGGAAGCTACCAGACGTTGATCAATCACACCCTCCGCCAAGTGATGACTCAGACTGTGGAGCCGCTGGAGGCGGTGGTCCGCCGCGTGATTCGCGACGAACTGGGTGGCCGGAAGGCGCCCCGGACTCGCCGATCCCGCACCGGGGCTGCATAA
- a CDS encoding alpha/beta hydrolase, producing the protein MAGAWRGVTIALACLLAEASAHAQPTRLRPRDVDTLPARPATARVPYGSDSLQFGDLRIPEGRGPFPVLVMIHGGCWVHRLANLQNTNALSDALRDAGVATWNVEYRRYDNPGGGWPGTMLDIAAGVDALRALAARYPLDLSRVVVAGHSAGGHLAIWAAARPRLPAGSPLYSPDPLRVHAAIALGGPGDLRDFMTYGQRSCGEGVIDKLLGGTWDAVPERWRQASPAELLPIGVRQRLVVGDADFIMPAHAREAYVARARAAGDSVDLVVVPNAGHFEVIAPVGAAWPRVREAIVDVVRAVR; encoded by the coding sequence ATGGCCGGCGCCTGGCGCGGTGTCACCATCGCGCTCGCGTGCCTCCTCGCCGAGGCCAGCGCGCACGCGCAGCCGACGCGCCTTCGACCGCGTGACGTGGACACCCTACCCGCAAGGCCGGCCACGGCTCGCGTGCCCTACGGCTCCGACTCTCTCCAGTTTGGCGATCTGCGCATTCCCGAGGGACGGGGGCCATTCCCGGTGCTGGTGATGATTCACGGCGGCTGCTGGGTCCATCGCCTGGCGAATCTGCAGAACACCAATGCCCTCTCCGACGCCCTGCGTGACGCCGGCGTCGCCACATGGAACGTGGAGTACCGCCGCTATGACAACCCGGGGGGTGGCTGGCCCGGGACCATGCTCGACATCGCGGCCGGCGTCGACGCGTTGCGCGCGCTCGCGGCGCGCTATCCGCTCGACCTCTCGCGCGTGGTGGTGGCCGGGCATTCGGCCGGCGGGCACCTTGCGATCTGGGCGGCCGCGCGGCCGCGGCTTCCCGCCGGGAGCCCGCTGTACTCCCCTGACCCGCTGCGCGTGCACGCCGCCATCGCGTTAGGCGGCCCCGGTGACCTGCGCGACTTCATGACCTACGGCCAGCGCAGCTGTGGGGAGGGCGTGATCGACAAGCTGCTGGGCGGCACGTGGGACGCTGTCCCCGAGCGCTGGCGCCAGGCTTCGCCCGCCGAGCTGTTGCCGATCGGTGTGCGGCAGCGCCTGGTGGTGGGTGATGCGGACTTCATCATGCCGGCGCACGCGCGCGAGGCGTACGTGGCGCGTGCGCGCGCAGCCGGCGACAGCGTGGACCTGGTGGTCGTGCCGAATGCGGGGCACTTCGAGGTGATCGCGCCGGTGGGGGCGGCGTGGCCGCGGGTGCGTGAGGCGATCGTGGACGTGGTGCGTGCGGTGCGCTGA